A window from Archocentrus centrarchus isolate MPI-CPG fArcCen1 unplaced genomic scaffold, fArcCen1 scaffold_48_ctg1, whole genome shotgun sequence encodes these proteins:
- the pole3 gene encoding DNA polymerase epsilon subunit 3 — MAERPEDLNLPNAVITRIIKEALPDGVNVSKEARRAISQAASVFVLYATSCANNFAMKAKRKTLNAGDVLAAMEEMEFERFLEPLREALEVYKKGQKGKKEVSEQKRKEKEKKANSENDKSREDEGEEEDEPMEEEAENEAEAEEEVEN, encoded by the exons ATGGCTGAAAGGCCAGAAGACCTGAACCTTCCCAACGCGGTCATCACCCGCATCATTAAGGAGGCG CTCCCAGATGGGGTCAATGTGTCAAAGGAAGCAAGGAGGGCCATATCCCAAGCagccagtgtgtttgtgttatacGCCACCTCCTG tgcAAATAATTTTGCCATGAAGGCCAAGCGAAAAACTCTGAACGCAGGAGACGTCTTGGCTGCGATGGAGGAGATGGAGTTTGAACGATTCCTGGAGCCCCTCAGAGAAGCTTTGGAAG TGTACAAAAAGGGCCAGAAGGGAAAGAAGGAGGTGTCTGAGCAGAAgcgcaaagaaaaagaaaagaaggccaACTCTGAGAACGATAAGAGCAGAGAGGacgaaggagaggaggaggatgagccCATGGAGGAGGAGGCCGAGAATGAAgcggaggcagaggaggaggtggagaacTGA